The genomic region CACATGTTGGTGTTGGCCCTTTCTGAAGATTCCTCATAATTTTCAGGGGTGATAATGGGGAGCTAAGACTTGGAGTGCGCCGTGCAGCTCAGCTTAAAAATGGATCTGCTTTTCCAGCTCTTTATAACCAGTGCTTAAATCTTGGTTCACTACCTAATGTTGCACATGCTGTGGCCACCAAAAGTGTGTTCCACATCTACTACAACCCCAGGTGATGATGAATATAGCGGTTTCACTTTAATGCTTTTGCATGTTCAATTGTTCATGTTGTTGGCACTCTTTTAGATGATGTGAACTGAAATGTGCTATTAACTATACTCTTTCAATTGACGGCGATTTGAAATTGTGTCATTTTGTGTGATATCATTTCCTGAGTTGTTTCGAACTATGTAATTCATGATTCTTACTGCAATTCAACATTAAGTGATATATAATTACTTTTTGAATTGATATTGTCACTTACATTTGGACCCTTCAATATAATATAGTTCCACAGCTCTTTTTTTAGATATCATGACAAGTACGCAAGTAGATCTTTGGTTCCTTATGTATCTCATGTGCATTTTTACCTTCTTGGACCCTGATGTGTTGCTGCAAGCCTTACCTTTTTATCCACCAACAATGATGGCCCTGATGGCAATTATTGCTTTCCAAAAATCTTACAGATTAAGCCAATCTGAATTCATTATACCATTTTCGAAGTTTATCAAGAGCTTCAGTCAACCATTTTCTGCTGGTTCGAGGTTCAAAGTGAAATATGAGAGTGATGATGCTTCTGAAAGAAGGTTGGTGTGCTACAGTTCTCATCTTTTACATAGATTTATGATGGTTGACACATGAGAGTATTATGCAGATGCACAGGGATCATAGCAGGAATTGGTGATGCTGACCCCATGTGGCGTGGTTCGAAATGGAAATGTTTGATGGTATGTTGCCTTTTAAGCTTTAATGATTCACTTTCTGTATAACTTTTCAGGTGGTAAATTTGTGTTACATATGAAAATAATCCATGTTAGATACATGTTGAATATAACATGTTTCTTTATACAGAACACTAGGCGTGTGCATCATGTAGCTGCCGTTGCCATCTATTTGCACTATTTGCTTGCTAATAAACCAATAAGCAATCTTGCATATCTATCCAATAATACAATGCACAACAAATGTTGAAAATTGCAATTGAGAGCCTACTATGCATCCCGTGCTCCCTGAGCTGTCTCTGTTTGATGTACAAGTTTAATTGTAATGACACATTTTTTTTGCATGTAAGTAGTTCTCCTTCTCCAGAGCACATTCTTTGATGAGCCTCATCTTAGAGGCATGTTGTATCTTTATCTAAAAGAGACTGCCTTGTGCCAGCCTGGTTTCCTTGATCAGGGCTCTAAGTAAATAAGTTCATTTCATTTTGGTTTCTTATTGCCCTGCCCCTGAGTGCACATTGTAGGGGTACATAATACCCTCTTGACTTAGTAAGCCAGTTCTAAATTGCCGCAATCTTAATCCTCTTGATGACcttacatattttgtatataaaccAATGGTTCATTTTTGCAGGTTCGATGGGATGACGATGTAGATTTTCGTCAACCAAACAGGATTTCTCCTTGGGAGATTGAGCTGACTAGTTCAGTTTCAGGATCTCACATGTCTGCACCAAATGCAAAGAGACTGAAACCATGTCTTCCCCATGTTAATCCAGACTACCTAGTTCCAAGTATGCCCTGTTCTGCCCAGATGTTCGCTTAATGATTATTTTGTTAGCTTCCGTCATGAATAATATTTTCATTTTGATAGATGGAAGCGGTCGTCCTGATTTTGCGGAATCTGCCCAATTCCACAAGGTCTTGCAAGGTCAAGAATTACTGGGTTATAGAACTCATGACAATGCTGCTGTTGCAACTTCTCAGCCATGCGAAGCAACGAACATGCAGTACATTGATGAACGAAGTTGCTCCAACGATGCGAGTAACATTATCCCGGGGGTTCCAAGAATTGGTGTCAGAACACCACTCGGAAGCCCTAGGTTTTCCTACCGTTGCTCAGGCTTTGGGGAGTCTCCAAGATTCCAAAAGGTCTTGCAAGGTCAAGAAGTATTTCATCCCTACAGAGGAACTCTGGTCGATGCAAGCTTGAGTAATAGTGGCTTCCATCAGCAAGATGGTTCTCATGTGCCTACTCAGGCCAGCAAGTGGCACGCACAGCTACATGGATGTGCTTTTCGTGGCCAACAAGCACCAGCTGTTCCATCTCAATCCTCATCCCCACCATCTGTCCTGATGTTTCAACGAGGTGATCCAAAGATGTCCCCATTTGAATTTGGGCATTTCCACGTGAATAAGAAAGAGGATAGACGCGCAATGTTTGTCCATGCTGGAGGCATCGGAGGAACTGAGCAAACGACGATGCTCCAGGCTCATCATGTTTCTGGAGGAACGGGAAACAGAGATGTGACCGTTGAGAAATCTCATCCCGCTGTTGCCGCTGCTTCAGACAACAGGGAAGTTAGCAAAAACAGTTGCAAAATATTTGGCATATCTTTGACCGAGAAGGTTCCAGCAATGAAAGAAAAGGGCTGTGGTGACATCAACACCAACTATCCATCCCCCTTCCTGTCTTTGAAGCAACAAGTGCCGAAATCGCTGGGCAACAGCTGTGCCACCGTGAGTGTCCTACACCATGTAGCAGCCTTGATGTCATTCTAGAGTGAAG from Zea mays cultivar B73 chromosome 6, Zm-B73-REFERENCE-NAM-5.0, whole genome shotgun sequence harbors:
- the LOC103630727 gene encoding auxin response factor 15, whose translation is MAGIDLNDTVEEDEEEAEPGNACSQQSRTSSAATFPPPPPNQPRPSAAVCLELWHACAGPVAPLPRKGSVVVYLPQGHIEHLGDAAAAGGGAPPPVALPPHVFCRVVDVTLHADASTDEVYAQLALVAENEDVARRLRGRSEDGSAEDGDEGETVKQRFSRMPHMFCKTLTASDTSTHGGFSVPRRAAEDCFPPLDYSQQRPSQELVAKDLHGTEWRFRHIYRGQPRRHLLTTGWSAFVNKKKLVSGDAVLFLRGDNGELRLGVRRAAQLKNGSAFPALYNQCLNLGSLPNVAHAVATKSVFHIYYNPRLSQSEFIIPFSKFIKSFSQPFSAGSRFKVKYESDDASERRCTGIIAGIGDADPMWRGSKWKCLMVRWDDDVDFRQPNRISPWEIELTSSVSGSHMSAPNAKRLKPCLPHVNPDYLVPNGSGRPDFAESAQFHKVLQGQELLGYRTHDNAAVATSQPCEATNMQYIDERSCSNDASNIIPGVPRIGVRTPLGSPRFSYRCSGFGESPRFQKVLQGQEVFHPYRGTLVDASLSNSGFHQQDGSHVPTQASKWHAQLHGCAFRGQQAPAVPSQSSSPPSVLMFQRGDPKMSPFEFGHFHVNKKEDRRAMFVHAGGIGGTEQTTMLQAHHVSGGTGNRDVTVEKSHPAVAAASDNREVSKNSCKIFGISLTEKVPAMKEKGCGDINTNYPSPFLSLKQQVPKSLGNSCATVHEQRPVVARVIDVSTVDMMI